A DNA window from Natronosalvus rutilus contains the following coding sequences:
- a CDS encoding S9 family peptidase, which yields MSDPTWSPDGRYIAFTQKTTVDERDAELDLEWENDPEYEREEPSPRVIGRLVYREHGGYIDGRRQHLYLYDIEAGNVERVTDGAFDWANPDWGNAGTLYGTVRRTGDPDDNLVHDIVAIDVNSGDETTVTQTTGWDPSFSATTDGRIAFRYSDDEEPGPSMRLTEIRVVDRETGEEWTATEGLSRRVYRGCTPVWDDAEESIYVLVPNEGVVRLYELDPQNESEPTLVDTGKTEHIESMSVSNNHVAFVQSTSKAPSDVFVATTEGGEPTRVSRLNDEYLAKRDVQLPEEVWVESEDETDVQGWMLTPPDFDEDETYPAILEIHGGPSIMWTTSGTMWHEFQLLASMGYVVAWCNPRGSTGYGEDHTLAIGGDWGGPDYRDLMAFMDEIAGQTYVDDSNLFVTGGSFGGFMTSWIVGHTNRFSGAVTQRGVYDQIAQYGATDTYHSNEKQLGLPWEDPIKYWESSPVAYADRVKTPTLIIHSEEDYRVPVHNADTLYRFYRKNGVETRYIRYPREGHELSRSGEPGHVVDRLERILRWFNGYSDYHDEPPVVETEETERDWKPTVG from the coding sequence GTGAGCGATCCCACATGGTCTCCCGACGGTCGATACATCGCCTTCACGCAGAAGACGACGGTGGACGAACGAGATGCCGAGCTCGACCTCGAGTGGGAGAACGACCCCGAATATGAACGCGAGGAGCCGAGCCCACGAGTCATCGGGCGACTTGTTTACCGCGAACACGGTGGCTACATCGACGGTCGTCGCCAGCACCTGTATCTATACGATATCGAGGCCGGCAACGTCGAGCGAGTAACCGATGGAGCGTTCGACTGGGCGAATCCGGACTGGGGCAATGCCGGGACGCTGTACGGAACTGTGCGAAGGACGGGCGACCCGGACGACAACCTCGTCCACGATATCGTAGCCATCGACGTCAACTCCGGTGACGAGACGACGGTGACACAGACCACAGGCTGGGATCCGTCGTTCAGCGCGACGACTGACGGACGTATTGCGTTCAGATATAGCGACGACGAGGAGCCGGGTCCGTCGATGCGGCTGACGGAGATCCGTGTCGTCGACCGCGAAACGGGTGAAGAATGGACGGCGACCGAAGGTCTCTCACGGCGGGTCTACCGTGGGTGTACTCCGGTGTGGGACGACGCTGAGGAGTCGATTTACGTGCTCGTCCCCAATGAAGGTGTGGTTCGATTGTACGAACTTGACCCCCAGAACGAATCTGAACCCACTCTCGTCGACACAGGCAAGACAGAACACATCGAGTCGATGTCGGTTAGCAATAACCACGTGGCGTTCGTCCAGAGCACGTCGAAGGCACCGAGTGACGTGTTCGTCGCGACGACAGAGGGCGGGGAGCCGACGCGCGTGAGCCGGCTCAACGACGAGTACCTCGCCAAGCGAGATGTACAGCTTCCCGAAGAGGTGTGGGTCGAATCCGAGGACGAAACGGATGTTCAGGGCTGGATGCTCACACCACCTGACTTCGACGAAGATGAGACGTATCCCGCGATTCTGGAGATTCACGGCGGCCCATCTATCATGTGGACGACCAGCGGTACGATGTGGCACGAGTTCCAACTGCTCGCGTCTATGGGGTACGTCGTCGCCTGGTGTAACCCACGGGGTTCGACCGGCTACGGCGAAGACCACACGCTCGCAATCGGCGGCGACTGGGGTGGGCCGGACTACCGAGATCTGATGGCGTTCATGGATGAAATCGCCGGACAAACGTACGTCGACGACTCGAACCTCTTTGTCACAGGCGGGAGCTTCGGTGGCTTCATGACGAGCTGGATCGTCGGCCACACCAACCGGTTTAGCGGAGCCGTGACACAGCGCGGTGTCTACGACCAGATTGCCCAATACGGGGCTACCGACACCTATCACTCGAACGAAAAGCAGCTCGGGCTGCCGTGGGAAGACCCGATCAAGTACTGGGAGTCTTCTCCCGTCGCGTACGCCGACCGGGTCAAGACGCCGACTCTCATAATCCACAGTGAAGAAGATTACCGCGTCCCGGTTCACAATGCCGACACCCTGTACCGGTTCTACCGGAAAAACGGCGTCGAAACACGCTACATCAGGTATCCACGTGAAGGCCACGAACTGTCGCGCTCGGGCGAGCCGGGTCACGTCGTCGACCGCCTCGAACGAATCCTGCGATGGTTCAACGGGTACTCAGACTACCATGATGAGCCACCAGTGGTGGAAACCGAGGAGACGGAAAGAGACTGGAAGCCGACTGTTGGGTAA